Genomic DNA from Actinomycetota bacterium:
CCGAGTGCCAGCAGTAGGAGGCTCAGCGAGACGGCCGTGCGGCGCTTGCGATTCATCGACGTCGGCAGGTCAAGAGCCGGCCGGGGCCCACGAAAAAGACACTAGTCACCGGCCCTGGCCTTTCTGGCCAGCCGCATCGCGTGGTAGACGCCGACTATCCCGCGGCTGACCAAACGGTTCGTCGCCACGACCACCGGCCGCCCCTGTCCGTGGTCGGCGCCGAGCTGCGCGTGCTCACGGAACTGCTTGGGAAAGTTGTCCATGCTCAACGTGCCCTCGATCATGCGGAACGCCGCCAGGTACTGACGGACCACCACCGGCGGACTGAGCCGCCCGAGCTTGAGCCACATGTCGTAGTCCATCGCGTACCGGAGGCTCTCGACGCACCCTCCGATCCTTTCAAAGGCGCTCCTGGTGACGAAACTGGCCGGTGCCGAGATGAAGTTGTTGGTCAGGAGCAGAGGGTAGCTGTACCGGTCCAGCATGAAGTTCTTGTAGGCCGTCACGGCCTTCCGGCGCTCACGGTTGTCGCCGTCGATGATCATGCAGCGCCCGGTGATCCAGTCGGCAGAGGGGTTCCGCTGGTAGGTGGCCGCGACGGCTTCCAGGGCCCCTGGCAGGTACGGGTCATCGGCGTTGAGCCACCCAACGACATCTCCGCGGGCCATCGCGAACCCCTTGTTCACGGCGTCCGAAAGCCCCCGGTCCGGTTCCGAGATGAATCGGATCCCGGGCCGCCCCTCCAGAACCTCGACACATCCGTCCGTGGACCCCCCGTCGATGATGACGTGGTCGATCTTCGGGTAGTCCTGCGAGGCAACGCTGTCCAGGGTCTGCTCGATGGTCGCCCGCGCGTTGAGGCAG
This window encodes:
- a CDS encoding glycosyltransferase family 2 protein produces the protein MGLPTISVVTPCLNARATIEQTLDSVASQDYPKIDHVIIDGGSTDGCVEVLEGRPGIRFISEPDRGLSDAVNKGFAMARGDVVGWLNADDPYLPGALEAVAATYQRNPSADWITGRCMIIDGDNRERRKAVTAYKNFMLDRYSYPLLLTNNFISAPASFVTRSAFERIGGCVESLRYAMDYDMWLKLGRLSPPVVVRQYLAAFRMIEGTLSMDNFPKQFREHAQLGADHGQGRPVVVATNRLVSRGIVGVYHAMRLARKARAGD